From Sporosarcina sp. Marseille-Q4943, the proteins below share one genomic window:
- the lpdA gene encoding dihydrolipoyl dehydrogenase, protein MVVGDFPIEVDTLVVGSGPGGYVAAIRAAQLGQKVTIVEKENLGGVCLNVGCIPSKALISVGHRYASAKDSDDMGITATDVKLDFSKAQAFKDGVVKKLTGGVEGLLKGNKVDIVKGEAYFVDANTAKVMDETSSQTYKFKNAIIATGSRPVEIPSFKYSKRVINSTGALNLEEVPAHLVVIGGGYIGTELGSAYANLGSKVTIIEGADDILAGFEKQMTQIVKKGLKKKGVEVVVKASAKGVEESDTGVVVTYEAKGEEKKIEADYVLVTVGRRPNTDEIGLEEMGVKFLDRGLIDVDKQCRTSIPNIYAIGDIVSGPQLAHKASYEAKVAAEAISGEKSEVDYMAIPAVCFTDPELATVGLNEKQAKDEGYEVVAGKFPFAANGRALALNKTDGFVKLVSRKEDGLLLGAQIVGENASDMIAELGLAIEAGMTLEDIAMTIHAHPTLGEISMEAAEVALGKPIHMISK, encoded by the coding sequence ATGGTAGTAGGAGACTTTCCAATCGAAGTGGATACACTTGTTGTAGGTTCCGGCCCCGGAGGATATGTTGCTGCAATCCGTGCAGCTCAGTTAGGACAGAAAGTCACGATCGTTGAGAAAGAAAATCTCGGCGGAGTTTGTCTAAACGTAGGTTGCATTCCTTCAAAAGCCCTTATTTCAGTGGGGCATCGTTACGCATCCGCAAAAGATTCCGATGATATGGGGATCACAGCGACTGATGTAAAGCTTGACTTTTCAAAAGCGCAAGCATTCAAAGACGGCGTTGTCAAAAAGCTGACAGGCGGCGTTGAAGGACTTCTAAAAGGAAACAAAGTCGATATTGTTAAAGGCGAGGCATACTTCGTTGACGCAAACACTGCAAAAGTGATGGATGAGACATCATCTCAGACATATAAGTTTAAAAATGCCATTATCGCTACAGGTTCACGCCCGGTTGAAATCCCATCATTCAAATATTCGAAACGCGTTATCAATTCAACTGGTGCGCTTAATTTGGAAGAAGTTCCAGCGCATTTAGTCGTCATTGGTGGCGGTTATATCGGTACTGAACTCGGATCCGCTTATGCGAACCTTGGTTCTAAAGTGACAATCATTGAAGGGGCAGATGATATTCTTGCCGGCTTCGAAAAACAGATGACTCAAATCGTTAAAAAAGGCTTGAAGAAAAAAGGCGTCGAGGTCGTCGTGAAAGCATCTGCCAAGGGTGTTGAAGAATCAGACACAGGTGTCGTCGTTACGTACGAAGCAAAAGGCGAAGAGAAGAAAATCGAGGCGGACTATGTTCTAGTAACTGTTGGACGCCGTCCGAACACAGATGAAATCGGTCTTGAAGAAATGGGCGTCAAGTTCCTTGACCGCGGTCTGATCGATGTGGATAAGCAATGCCGTACGAGCATTCCGAACATCTATGCAATCGGTGACATCGTCTCTGGACCACAGCTTGCGCACAAAGCCTCCTATGAAGCGAAAGTGGCTGCAGAAGCGATTTCCGGCGAAAAATCAGAAGTTGACTATATGGCGATTCCGGCAGTCTGCTTCACAGACCCTGAACTTGCTACAGTCGGATTGAATGAAAAACAAGCAAAAGATGAAGGCTATGAAGTAGTAGCGGGTAAATTCCCGTTTGCTGCAAATGGTAGAGCTCTTGCGCTTAACAAAACGGATGGATTTGTCAAACTTGTTTCGCGCAAAGAGGATGGACTCCTATTGGGCGCGCAAATTGTCGGTGAAAATGCATCCGATATGATTGCAGAGCTTGGTCTCGCAATCGAGGCGGGAATGACATTGGAAGACATTGCGATGACAATCCACGCTCACCCGACACTCGGTGAAATTTCCATGGAAGCTGCAGAAGTGGCTCTTGGTAAACCGATTCATATGATTTCAAAATAA
- a CDS encoding inositol monophosphatase family protein, giving the protein MNWGAIDRYAKSLIKEAGHKIRISFFSTIDVDSKDEANDLVTNIDREIERFFISRINRDFPNHRIFGEEGFGDEINSLEGIIWMLDPIDGTMNFVHQKRNFAISLGIYVDGIGMLGYIYDVMNDDFYHAIKDEGAYFNDERLPVLENTPLAEAIIGVNASWVAPNRKIENGPIAEMVRNCRGTRSYGSAAMELAYVSSGRIDAYLSLRLSPWDIAGGMVIAQEVGAVTTNLKGEQPHLLGQDTFIVARPGLHDEILRNYIKLK; this is encoded by the coding sequence ATGAATTGGGGAGCAATTGATCGGTATGCAAAATCTTTAATAAAAGAAGCAGGCCATAAAATTAGGATTTCTTTTTTTAGTACGATTGACGTTGACTCAAAAGATGAAGCGAACGATCTCGTGACGAATATCGATCGGGAAATCGAACGTTTTTTCATTAGCCGGATCAATAGAGATTTCCCTAATCACCGGATTTTCGGTGAAGAGGGCTTCGGTGACGAAATTAATTCGCTTGAAGGGATCATTTGGATGCTCGATCCGATTGATGGCACGATGAATTTCGTTCACCAAAAAAGGAATTTCGCGATTTCCCTTGGAATTTATGTTGATGGTATCGGCATGCTCGGATATATATATGATGTGATGAATGACGATTTCTATCACGCAATAAAAGATGAGGGTGCGTACTTCAACGATGAAAGACTTCCGGTGCTCGAGAACACACCGCTTGCGGAGGCGATCATCGGCGTAAATGCCAGCTGGGTTGCGCCGAATCGAAAAATTGAAAATGGTCCGATTGCGGAGATGGTTCGTAATTGTAGGGGCACGAGGTCATACGGTTCCGCTGCAATGGAGCTCGCCTACGTCTCATCCGGTCGGATTGATGCATATTTATCCTTGCGATTATCCCCGTGGGATATTGCGGGGGGAATGGTCATTGCCCAGGAAGTGGGCGCAGTCACCACTAATTTAAAAGGTGAACAACCTCACTTGCTTGGACAGGACACCTTTATCGTAGCAAGGCCCGGTCTGCATGACGAAATTTTACGGAACTATATCAAACTAAAATAA
- a CDS encoding YlaI family protein — protein sequence MRVKCVLCDEIGQLVDDTPLAKKLRNHPINTYMCEICSERITEQTNVRLSTGKFIFHRSSHTAEENF from the coding sequence ATGAGAGTCAAATGTGTTCTTTGCGATGAAATCGGGCAGCTCGTGGATGACACCCCTCTCGCAAAGAAGTTGAGGAATCATCCAATCAATACGTATATGTGCGAAATTTGCAGCGAGCGGATTACGGAGCAAACTAACGTAAGGCTTTCCACTGGAAAATTCATCTTCCACCGCAGCTCCCATACCGCAGAAGAGAATTTCTAA
- a CDS encoding YlaF family protein: MKDIKWVFVLYSLAAVAAMCGIGIAVGMRSIPVAIIAILALVFIMGNGFKTKKKMREQGLL; the protein is encoded by the coding sequence ATGAAGGATATTAAATGGGTTTTCGTATTGTATTCCCTTGCTGCTGTTGCTGCAATGTGCGGTATCGGGATCGCTGTCGGCATGCGTAGTATCCCCGTTGCCATCATCGCTATCCTTGCTCTTGTTTTTATCATGGGAAATGGTTTTAAGACAAAGAAAAAAATGCGTGAACAAGGCCTACTTTAA
- a CDS encoding YktB family protein: MTQGFWTIDDFNVFSIEGLEHRMSALQTKIQPKFGMIGEQVSTYLSARGTGEFFPHVAKHARRTVNPPNDSWVAFAPAKRGYKALPHFQIGLWGTHLFIILAVIYENPDKKGISERLAKNVSILTSLPDDFVVSGDHMKPEAFQISEIGADGVEGLLERLESVKKAEFIIGRHISRDRTTELSEKEFFDLAEKTIDRLFPIYDIIIGTHEK; encoded by the coding sequence ATGACGCAAGGTTTTTGGACAATTGATGATTTTAATGTTTTTTCAATTGAGGGATTAGAACATAGGATGAGCGCGCTTCAAACGAAGATTCAACCAAAGTTCGGGATGATCGGCGAACAAGTTTCAACTTATTTGTCTGCCCGTGGGACGGGTGAGTTTTTCCCGCATGTAGCAAAACATGCAAGAAGGACGGTCAATCCACCGAACGATAGTTGGGTCGCTTTCGCTCCTGCGAAGCGCGGATATAAGGCGTTGCCTCATTTCCAAATCGGATTATGGGGGACGCATCTCTTCATCATTTTGGCTGTCATTTACGAAAATCCCGATAAGAAGGGCATTTCGGAAAGACTTGCCAAAAATGTGTCCATACTTACTTCTCTGCCTGATGATTTTGTTGTATCTGGTGACCATATGAAGCCGGAGGCATTTCAGATTAGTGAAATCGGGGCCGATGGAGTTGAGGGTTTATTGGAGAGGTTAGAGTCCGTTAAAAAAGCGGAGTTCATCATTGGCAGACACATTTCGCGAGATAGAACTACGGAACTTTCCGAAAAGGAGTTCTTTGACTTAGCCGAAAAAACGATTGATCGACTTTTTCCTATTTACGATATCATCATCGGCACACACGAAAAATGA
- a CDS encoding nitronate monooxygenase family protein, whose protein sequence is MEWKTRVTELLGIEYPIIQGGLAYLAYADLAAAVSEAGGLGQITAMSLESPEALRAEIKKVRELTTKPFGVNFAIGQHGRPYEHMLDVALEEKVKVLSVTGGNPAPFFEYIKDADVKVLVLVAAKRQAVKAESLGADAVMVVGQEGGGHLGRDDIGTMVLVPQVVDAVKIPVIASGGIGDGRGWMAAHALGAEGIEMGTRFIATKECVHASMEYKQALLQTEETGTVVIKRTLGAPARALAGAWTEKILRMEEDNADYDKLKDYISGSANRRFIHNGDEQSGFGWAGQVAGMIGDIPTVGDLFERMVKQAKEIRRKWA, encoded by the coding sequence GTGGAATGGAAAACGAGAGTCACGGAATTATTGGGGATTGAATACCCGATCATCCAAGGGGGATTGGCCTATCTTGCATATGCGGATTTGGCTGCTGCTGTATCCGAGGCGGGTGGTCTAGGACAAATTACGGCAATGAGCTTGGAGTCTCCTGAAGCATTGCGCGCTGAAATAAAAAAGGTTAGGGAATTGACGACAAAACCTTTTGGAGTCAACTTTGCCATCGGTCAGCACGGACGACCGTATGAGCATATGCTCGATGTCGCGCTAGAGGAAAAGGTGAAGGTCCTTTCGGTAACAGGCGGAAATCCTGCACCATTTTTCGAATACATAAAGGATGCCGATGTGAAGGTGCTAGTATTAGTTGCTGCGAAAAGACAAGCGGTCAAAGCTGAGTCGCTAGGCGCGGATGCGGTAATGGTCGTAGGGCAGGAAGGTGGCGGCCATTTGGGGCGTGATGATATCGGCACAATGGTGTTAGTTCCCCAGGTGGTCGATGCTGTAAAGATACCTGTTATTGCGTCCGGCGGCATTGGAGATGGCCGGGGCTGGATGGCGGCGCATGCGTTAGGAGCGGAAGGGATTGAAATGGGCACACGTTTCATTGCAACGAAAGAATGTGTACATGCATCAATGGAATACAAACAGGCACTCCTTCAGACGGAGGAAACGGGTACCGTTGTCATTAAGCGTACTCTCGGTGCTCCGGCAAGGGCGCTTGCAGGCGCTTGGACAGAAAAGATCCTGCGTATGGAAGAGGACAATGCTGATTATGATAAATTGAAGGACTATATTAGCGGTTCCGCAAATCGCCGGTTCATCCATAATGGAGATGAGCAAAGTGGTTTTGGGTGGGCTGGTCAAGTAGCAGGCATGATTGGAGATATCCCGACTGTTGGGGATTTGTTTGAACGCATGGTAAAACAAGCTAAAGAGATCAGAAGAAAATGGGCATAA
- a CDS encoding YlaN family protein, with translation MDIELQETYQEKALKQLQADADKIAQLIKVQMDHLTMPQCPLYEEVLDTQMYGLSREIDFAVKLGLIEREKGKEILSLLEKEMNVLHELYTNK, from the coding sequence ATGGATATTGAATTACAGGAAACCTATCAGGAAAAAGCATTAAAACAGCTTCAAGCTGATGCGGATAAAATTGCACAACTCATAAAAGTACAGATGGATCATTTGACGATGCCTCAGTGCCCACTTTACGAGGAAGTGTTGGATACGCAAATGTACGGCTTGTCTAGAGAGATTGACTTCGCTGTCAAACTTGGTTTGATTGAACGTGAGAAAGGGAAGGAAATCCTTTCGTTGCTTGAAAAAGAGATGAATGTCTTGCATGAGCTATATACAAATAAATAA
- a CDS encoding peptidyl-prolyl cis-trans isomerase — protein sequence METIITIKGKVKHTITLDPTVWIFDDRKVDLNTFFTEDHIEKDVDEEYKRDMGKHWSREIMEGATFPPTLKTEKKFDRQKMVTGTFGISLDHFVKNAEPVEDAKTITFLTMDGLKETFPISTIGNFLFKFSQDGKPLTEDGPAHLLFKDGSNIEQPLRKVMGIVID from the coding sequence TTGGAAACAATCATTACAATAAAAGGAAAAGTAAAGCATACGATCACCCTCGATCCGACAGTATGGATCTTTGATGACCGCAAAGTAGACTTGAACACTTTCTTTACGGAAGATCACATCGAAAAAGATGTAGATGAAGAGTATAAGAGAGATATGGGGAAACATTGGTCCCGAGAAATCATGGAAGGGGCTACATTCCCGCCTACGCTTAAAACGGAAAAGAAGTTCGACAGACAAAAGATGGTGACAGGAACATTCGGCATCTCACTCGACCACTTCGTCAAAAATGCAGAACCTGTTGAAGATGCAAAAACAATTACATTTTTGACTATGGATGGATTGAAAGAAACGTTTCCGATCTCTACCATCGGCAATTTCCTATTCAAATTCAGCCAGGATGGCAAGCCGTTGACCGAAGACGGACCAGCCCATCTATTATTCAAGGACGGCTCGAATATCGAACAGCCATTACGAAAAGTCATGGGCATCGTTATAGACTGA
- a CDS encoding polysaccharide deacetylase family protein, translated as MKKSLLYIPLLSMLLLASCNEEVEPVDEEQDEQSTLAEEHAEESGTSENEQKIDVDAESQEEAETVEQAPLYELNPKTYSIQPIGEANPKVVLLTIDDAPDKRALDMAKTLKSLDAPAIFFVNGHFIATDEKKAILKEIYDMGFMIGNHTMTHPNLKTLSEEEQREEISALNDIVEEVTGERPVFFRAPFGANTDFSRALAIEEGMQLMNWSYGYDFDREYMTKEKIADVMVNTELLRNGSNLLMHDRDWTADALEDIVNGLRDKGYEFVEPKFIKGLVDQKEGE; from the coding sequence ATGAAAAAGAGTTTACTATACATACCGCTTCTCTCCATGCTGCTTTTAGCATCATGCAACGAAGAAGTAGAACCGGTAGATGAGGAGCAGGACGAACAATCCACCCTAGCGGAAGAGCATGCAGAAGAGAGCGGCACGAGTGAAAATGAACAAAAAATCGACGTGGATGCGGAATCACAAGAGGAAGCGGAAACAGTTGAACAAGCCCCTCTTTACGAACTGAATCCGAAAACATACTCCATCCAGCCGATCGGGGAAGCGAACCCTAAAGTCGTTCTCCTGACAATTGATGATGCGCCTGACAAAAGGGCCCTTGATATGGCGAAAACATTAAAAAGTCTAGACGCACCTGCCATTTTCTTCGTCAATGGTCACTTCATCGCAACGGATGAAAAGAAGGCGATTCTAAAAGAAATTTACGATATGGGATTCATGATCGGCAATCATACGATGACACATCCGAATTTGAAAACATTGTCTGAGGAAGAGCAACGTGAGGAAATTAGTGCGCTCAATGATATTGTTGAAGAAGTGACTGGGGAGCGTCCTGTATTTTTCCGAGCTCCTTTCGGGGCGAATACTGATTTTAGCAGAGCTCTTGCTATTGAAGAAGGAATGCAATTAATGAACTGGTCATATGGCTATGATTTCGATAGAGAGTATATGACAAAGGAAAAAATTGCGGACGTTATGGTAAATACGGAATTGCTTCGGAACGGTTCCAATTTACTTATGCACGACAGGGATTGGACTGCCGACGCTCTGGAGGACATCGTGAATGGATTAAGGGATAAAGGCTACGAATTTGTAGAACCGAAATTTATTAAAGGTTTGGTGGATCAAAAAGAGGGAGAATAA
- a CDS encoding FtsW/RodA/SpoVE family cell cycle protein — translation MGKYLKKMLRNFDYPLFTAYLVLCLFGLVMIYSASMVWAVNRYDYPPDYFYNKQLVNLALSFPVFLLASFFPFQNYKRTKLMKFSIAAMFTLLVLVHFVGSGGHVGAQSWIKLPGFGSIQPSEVAKLVIIVYFASVFAKKYEAGTIDSINKSIGPPIVILIMAIFSIMMETDIGTSFIIIMAAFCVIAASGIKFKTFAKLSGIVAAAMIPVATILYFAWDTIMTDGRKGRILSFLNPFDYAQGSGYQIANGYIAIGAGGIKGLGLGNSIQKMGYLPEPQTDVIMAVISEETGIFGTVIVLGGLGFIVLRALYIAMRTKDPQARMLAAGIGSVIGIQTFVNIGGLTGLIPLTGVPLPFISYGGTSMILLSLSLGILMNVSMFVKYQKNK, via the coding sequence ATGGGAAAATATTTAAAAAAAATGTTGCGGAACTTTGATTATCCACTTTTTACTGCATACCTTGTACTCTGCCTCTTCGGACTTGTAATGATTTACAGTGCGAGTATGGTTTGGGCAGTCAATCGATATGATTATCCACCAGATTATTTTTATAATAAACAATTAGTGAATTTGGCACTTTCGTTTCCAGTCTTTCTGCTAGCTTCTTTCTTTCCGTTTCAAAATTACAAGAGAACGAAATTAATGAAGTTTTCGATAGCTGCTATGTTCACATTGTTAGTACTCGTCCATTTTGTCGGATCGGGAGGACATGTTGGTGCCCAAAGTTGGATCAAGCTACCGGGCTTCGGAAGCATCCAGCCTTCCGAAGTTGCGAAGCTTGTCATTATCGTCTATTTCGCTAGTGTTTTTGCGAAAAAGTATGAAGCGGGAACAATTGATTCCATTAATAAATCGATAGGTCCGCCCATTGTCATCCTTATTATGGCGATTTTTTCGATAATGATGGAAACTGACATAGGAACGTCATTCATCATTATCATGGCTGCATTTTGTGTGATCGCCGCGAGCGGAATAAAATTCAAAACGTTCGCGAAGTTGAGCGGAATTGTTGCCGCGGCAATGATTCCAGTTGCAACCATCCTTTATTTTGCTTGGGATACAATTATGACTGACGGCAGGAAAGGTCGGATCCTATCATTCTTGAATCCTTTCGACTATGCACAAGGCTCCGGATACCAAATTGCAAATGGTTATATTGCCATTGGTGCAGGAGGAATTAAAGGGTTAGGATTAGGTAATTCTATTCAAAAAATGGGCTATTTGCCGGAACCTCAAACAGATGTCATCATGGCTGTCATTTCTGAAGAAACCGGTATTTTTGGCACCGTAATTGTTCTCGGCGGGCTAGGATTCATCGTATTGCGCGCCCTATATATCGCCATGCGGACAAAGGATCCCCAAGCGAGAATGTTGGCGGCGGGGATCGGAAGTGTTATCGGCATTCAAACATTCGTCAATATTGGTGGATTGACGGGACTTATTCCGCTTACAGGAGTTCCGTTGCCTTTTATTAGTTATGGCGGAACATCGATGATTCTGTTATCTTTGTCTTTAGGAATATTGATGAATGTATCAATGTTCGTAAAATATCAAAAGAACAAATAG
- a CDS encoding UPF0223 family protein, protein MDYNYPLSHHWTTEEIIDVVSFFQAVEQAYEAQIAREKFMEAYKAFKKVVPSMAEEKTIFKEFEEVSGFNSYRVVKKAKEGSDGDSITGK, encoded by the coding sequence GTGGACTATAATTATCCTCTCAGTCATCATTGGACGACCGAAGAAATCATTGACGTCGTATCATTTTTTCAAGCGGTGGAACAAGCTTATGAAGCTCAAATCGCTAGGGAAAAATTTATGGAGGCCTACAAGGCTTTCAAAAAAGTAGTCCCTTCCATGGCGGAAGAGAAAACCATCTTCAAGGAGTTCGAAGAGGTGAGCGGTTTTAACAGTTACCGTGTTGTCAAAAAGGCAAAAGAAGGCAGTGACGGTGATTCTATTACGGGCAAATGA
- a CDS encoding YlaH-like family protein: MNGTIGDAETIEAMSPVVRMIYEMTSSSVTGILLFAVVFILSAIVYKLGFARKIKFWQNVVVYSFLFLGCIILTFFAIFLPIVEGLIVAALILIIYRVRRLNEHKENSTV; encoded by the coding sequence ATGAATGGTACTATTGGGGATGCAGAAACAATTGAAGCAATGTCTCCAGTTGTTCGAATGATTTACGAGATGACATCATCGTCCGTAACTGGAATTCTGTTGTTTGCGGTTGTTTTCATCCTTTCAGCCATCGTTTATAAGCTAGGATTCGCTAGGAAAATTAAGTTTTGGCAAAATGTAGTCGTATATAGCTTCCTCTTTTTGGGATGTATTATATTGACATTTTTCGCCATATTCCTTCCAATTGTAGAAGGATTGATTGTTGCGGCACTCATTTTGATCATTTATAGGGTCCGCAGATTGAACGAACATAAAGAAAACTCCACCGTTTGA
- the typA gene encoding translational GTPase TypA — translation MTNYRNDLRNIAIIAHVDHGKTTLVDQLLKQSGIFRSNEHVEERAMDSGDIERERGITILAKNTAIEYKDTKINILDTPGHADFGGEVERILKMVDGVVLVVDSYEGCMPQTRFVLKKALETNLKPIVVVNKIDREFARPEEVVDEVLELFIELDANDEQLEFPVVYASGFNGTASLSPDPAEQEDTLRVLYDAIVEQIPAPVDNREEPLQFQVSLLDYSDYVGRIGIGRVFRGTMKVGQQVTVIKRDGSTKNFRVTKMYGFLGLKRIEIQEAYAGDLIAVSGMEDIDVGETVCPIDHPEALPAIHIDEPTLQMTFLVNNSPFAGKEGKWVTARKVEERLEQQLQTDVSLRVEPTDSPDAWVVSGRGELHLSILIENMRREGFELQVSKPAVIIKTIDGVRSEPVERVQIDIPEEYTGAIIESIGERKGEMQDMINNGNGQVRLIFLVPARGLIGYSTEFLSLTRGYGIINHTFDSYKPVASGKVGGRRHGVLVSMETGTVTGYSIMQLEDRGVMFVEAGTEIYAGMVVGENNRDNDLTINLTKVKHATNVRSATKDQTVTTKKPRILSLEEALQYVGDDEYCEVTPQSIRLRKKILDKNERERAEKKKKLGE, via the coding sequence ATGACAAACTATCGTAATGATTTACGTAATATAGCGATCATTGCCCACGTAGACCACGGCAAAACAACGTTAGTCGATCAACTTTTGAAGCAATCCGGAATTTTCCGGTCAAATGAACATGTAGAAGAACGTGCCATGGACTCTGGTGACATTGAACGTGAACGTGGTATTACCATCCTGGCAAAAAATACAGCAATTGAATATAAAGACACGAAAATCAATATTCTTGATACACCTGGACATGCTGATTTCGGAGGGGAAGTTGAGCGGATCCTTAAGATGGTTGATGGTGTCGTGTTAGTCGTCGACTCCTATGAGGGATGTATGCCGCAAACCCGATTCGTATTGAAAAAAGCATTGGAAACGAATTTGAAACCGATTGTAGTCGTAAATAAAATTGACCGTGAATTTGCGCGTCCCGAAGAAGTAGTCGACGAAGTGCTCGAATTATTCATTGAATTGGATGCAAATGATGAACAACTTGAATTCCCGGTTGTCTATGCTTCTGGTTTCAATGGAACGGCAAGTCTTTCACCGGACCCTGCAGAACAGGAAGATACATTGCGCGTGCTATATGACGCGATAGTTGAACAAATTCCTGCCCCTGTCGATAACCGTGAAGAACCTTTGCAGTTCCAAGTGTCATTACTCGATTACAGTGATTATGTAGGTCGTATTGGTATTGGACGCGTGTTTAGAGGTACGATGAAAGTAGGCCAGCAAGTAACGGTCATAAAACGTGACGGATCAACAAAAAATTTCCGTGTGACGAAGATGTATGGATTCCTTGGGTTGAAGAGAATTGAAATCCAAGAAGCTTATGCAGGAGACTTGATAGCTGTTTCTGGAATGGAAGACATTGATGTCGGTGAAACAGTTTGTCCGATTGATCATCCTGAGGCGTTGCCTGCCATTCATATCGATGAGCCTACACTTCAAATGACATTTCTTGTCAATAATAGTCCGTTTGCCGGAAAAGAAGGAAAATGGGTTACAGCTAGAAAGGTCGAAGAAAGACTCGAACAGCAATTGCAAACGGATGTATCTTTGCGTGTAGAACCAACGGATTCACCGGATGCATGGGTAGTATCGGGACGTGGGGAGCTTCATCTTTCCATCTTGATTGAGAATATGCGTCGTGAAGGATTCGAACTTCAAGTATCGAAACCTGCAGTTATTATCAAAACGATTGATGGTGTACGTTCAGAGCCTGTCGAACGCGTACAAATTGATATACCGGAAGAATATACCGGTGCAATCATTGAATCGATCGGCGAGCGTAAAGGTGAAATGCAAGATATGATCAATAACGGCAATGGTCAAGTCCGTTTGATTTTCCTTGTGCCTGCACGTGGTTTGATCGGTTATTCTACAGAATTTCTTTCGCTTACTAGAGGATACGGAATCATCAACCATACATTTGATTCCTACAAGCCTGTAGCGTCAGGCAAAGTCGGCGGCCGACGTCATGGTGTACTTGTGTCAATGGAGACAGGTACAGTGACCGGTTATAGTATAATGCAGTTGGAAGACCGAGGAGTCATGTTTGTCGAGGCGGGCACGGAAATTTACGCCGGTATGGTAGTAGGAGAAAATAACCGTGATAACGACTTGACGATCAATTTGACAAAAGTCAAACATGCGACTAACGTCCGATCCGCGACGAAAGACCAGACTGTGACTACGAAAAAACCACGGATCCTGTCATTGGAAGAGGCTTTGCAATATGTCGGAGATGATGAATATTGTGAAGTGACTCCACAGTCAATTCGTTTGCGGAAGAAGATCCTCGATAAAAACGAACGTGAACGTGCTGAAAAGAAGAAAAAACTCGGCGAGTGA